One segment of Paenibacillus rhizovicinus DNA contains the following:
- the leuD gene encoding 3-isopropylmalate dehydratase small subunit yields MDAFKQLTGLAVPVDRVNVDTDAIIPKQFLKRIERSGFGQFLFFEWRWDEKGNVIDSFSLNQPRYQGGEVLLSRANFGCGSSREHAPWAILDYGFKVVIAPSYADIFYNNCFKNGILPIKLSEEQVEELFQRTAKTEGYKLTVDLESKTITDDAGLSISFDLDEHRRQFLLQGLDDIGLTLQHEDKISAYEASRVAF; encoded by the coding sequence ATGGATGCTTTCAAACAATTGACGGGTCTTGCCGTACCGGTAGACCGCGTAAACGTAGATACGGATGCTATTATTCCCAAACAATTCCTGAAGCGGATCGAACGCAGCGGCTTCGGCCAGTTCCTGTTCTTCGAATGGCGCTGGGACGAGAAAGGCAATGTCATCGACTCGTTCAGCCTGAACCAACCGCGCTACCAAGGCGGCGAAGTATTGCTTTCCCGCGCGAATTTCGGCTGCGGCTCCTCCCGTGAGCACGCGCCTTGGGCGATTCTCGACTATGGCTTCAAAGTCGTTATCGCGCCATCCTACGCGGATATTTTCTATAACAACTGCTTCAAGAACGGCATTCTGCCAATCAAGCTGAGCGAAGAACAAGTGGAAGAATTGTTCCAACGCACGGCGAAGACGGAAGGCTACAAACTTACGGTCGATCTGGAAAGCAAAACGATCACCGACGATGCTGGCCTCAGCATTTCGTTCGATCTGGATGAGCACCGCCGTCAATTCCTGCTGCAAGGCTTGGATGATATCGGTCTGACGCTGCAGCATGAAGACAAAATCTCCGCTTATGAAGCTAGCCGCGTTGCATTCTAA
- a CDS encoding N-acetylmuramoyl-L-alanine amidase: protein MKKFVTAVILLSLILSLFPALVGAAEAPKLYLNGKQLASSEDPKIVGSSTLVPIRTVTEGLGYDVNWKSPNVTISNGDTIVVLTIGSKKAVVDDQEVSLDAPAMISNSVTLVPLRFIGEHFGLDVYWDAETRSVHMYSKLVDSPPQTGSGDTGTTNPGDGGDTPAAGNGSGSNSGSGTDAGTGNGTPPATTDVALLKSISYDGTGSIYLPYTGEMGSIKQEVLHNTERIVIDLPSMNFDPYFIPGFIPSSNGSKLGEILVDSHPTLKKIRYSYYSDKPSTVRVVLDLTAPTNYKVTNEDHVIRIDVLEQTGPAVDPPVTPPDTTPVTPPVTNPPTTGKVYKVVLDAGHGGKDPGALSVNGHKEKEYNLAITLKVKALLDKETKIKPYLTRSDDTFFELADRASIANKLPADLFISFHANMATSATVTGSETYYWRSDSLALAKVMHKHLVAGTGLKDRSVRTGNFHVIRETTMPAVLLEAGYLSNSGDSSVLFNSANQDKIAKEIVAGIKEYLKL, encoded by the coding sequence ATGAAGAAGTTTGTAACCGCTGTAATATTGTTGTCGTTGATTCTCTCATTGTTCCCGGCGCTCGTGGGAGCAGCGGAAGCACCCAAGCTTTATCTGAATGGCAAGCAATTGGCAAGCAGCGAGGATCCGAAGATCGTCGGTTCATCGACGCTCGTTCCGATCCGCACTGTAACCGAAGGGCTCGGCTACGACGTGAACTGGAAATCGCCTAACGTGACGATTTCAAACGGTGACACCATCGTCGTGCTGACGATCGGCAGCAAAAAAGCCGTCGTCGATGATCAGGAAGTCAGTTTGGACGCCCCTGCAATGATTTCGAACAGCGTCACGCTCGTGCCGCTTCGATTCATTGGCGAACATTTTGGTTTAGATGTGTATTGGGACGCTGAAACCCGTTCGGTACATATGTATTCGAAACTCGTAGACAGTCCGCCGCAGACCGGTTCAGGCGATACGGGGACGACGAATCCGGGTGATGGCGGAGATACGCCTGCCGCTGGCAACGGATCGGGTTCAAATTCAGGTTCAGGTACCGATGCAGGTACGGGAAACGGGACGCCGCCGGCGACGACTGACGTCGCACTGCTGAAATCCATTTCGTATGACGGGACCGGCAGCATTTATTTGCCCTATACGGGCGAAATGGGTTCAATCAAGCAGGAAGTGCTTCATAACACCGAACGGATCGTGATCGATCTGCCGTCGATGAACTTCGATCCCTACTTTATTCCGGGATTCATTCCATCGAGCAATGGTTCCAAGCTGGGTGAAATCTTGGTCGACTCTCATCCGACGCTGAAGAAAATCCGTTATTCGTATTATTCGGACAAGCCTTCAACCGTTCGCGTCGTGCTCGACTTGACCGCACCGACGAATTATAAGGTAACGAACGAAGACCATGTCATCCGTATCGATGTGCTGGAACAGACTGGTCCGGCCGTAGATCCGCCGGTGACGCCGCCAGACACGACACCGGTGACGCCGCCAGTTACGAACCCGCCAACGACTGGGAAGGTGTACAAAGTCGTGCTTGACGCGGGTCATGGCGGTAAAGATCCGGGTGCGCTCAGCGTAAACGGACACAAAGAGAAGGAATACAACCTGGCCATTACTTTGAAAGTAAAGGCGCTGTTGGACAAAGAAACGAAAATCAAACCTTACTTGACCCGTTCGGACGATACGTTCTTTGAACTTGCCGACAGGGCGAGCATCGCGAACAAATTGCCGGCCGATTTATTCATCTCTTTCCATGCGAATATGGCGACAAGCGCAACCGTAACCGGTTCTGAAACGTATTACTGGCGTTCGGACAGCTTGGCCCTTGCGAAAGTCATGCACAAGCATTTGGTAGCCGGCACCGGTTTGAAAGACCGCAGCGTGAGAACAGGGAATTTCCACGTTATTCGTGAAACGACGATGCCTGCAGTATTGCTGGAAGCGGGCTACTTGTCGAACAGCGGGGACAGCTCGGTACTGTTCAACAGTGCGAATCAGGACAAAATTGCGAAGGAAATCGTAGCCGGAATCAAAGAATATTTGAAACTCTAG
- a CDS encoding GerMN domain-containing protein: protein MKRQSTKTVMLVLVAAAVIVSLSACGNKVQPLQSNGSANNQNQAVSDNGSSNDNATANEGQTNAGSNAADAVTAGSSDKAGSTGDGTGKNTGGSADGTDTKPAAPEQKKEEISVYYTDDQMIDLHAQKAEIAYDDEVGKLTAAFEALQKDGAKGETSLWKKVKLLSVIQAGDAVTIDVHLPDEARLGAPGEQLAIGAITQTYFQFKDVASLDILVDGEAVDSLMGHGDLEHPIKKQ from the coding sequence ATGAAGCGTCAGTCAACTAAAACGGTGATGTTGGTTCTCGTTGCAGCTGCCGTGATCGTTTCGCTCAGCGCCTGCGGCAATAAAGTGCAGCCTCTGCAAAGCAATGGATCGGCAAACAATCAGAACCAGGCTGTATCGGATAACGGCAGCTCGAATGACAATGCGACGGCGAACGAAGGACAGACAAATGCGGGAAGTAACGCCGCAGACGCTGTAACTGCAGGAAGTTCGGACAAAGCCGGCAGCACAGGCGATGGTACGGGCAAAAACACGGGCGGCTCCGCGGATGGAACGGATACGAAACCGGCTGCGCCCGAGCAGAAGAAAGAAGAGATTTCCGTTTATTACACCGATGATCAGATGATCGATCTTCATGCACAGAAAGCGGAAATTGCGTACGACGACGAAGTCGGGAAACTGACCGCTGCGTTCGAAGCTCTCCAGAAAGACGGTGCGAAAGGCGAGACTTCGTTATGGAAAAAGGTGAAACTGCTCAGCGTCATTCAAGCTGGAGATGCCGTCACGATCGACGTCCATCTGCCCGACGAAGCAAGACTGGGAGCACCGGGAGAGCAGCTGGCGATCGGCGCCATTACGCAAACCTACTTTCAATTCAAAGACGTTGCCTCGTTGGATATTCTCGTTGACGGCGAAGCCGTGGACAGCCTTATGGGGCACGGAGATCTGGAACATCCCATCAAAAAACAATAA